The nucleotide sequence gttaggacttcgataaaaggaatattgacatgcaattgttttaacatactttcgaattttgcgaactgctcattggtcttttgacgaattaacctaccggggtacggaactcgaggagccttggtaggctctggtgatgggggagagttcttttcctgcagatgtgttggcattgtttcttccgtaggtggaggtacttctgcaggccctacggtgcggtttcgtagtgtgatgaggtgaacttgcgcctttgggtttgtttcggtattgctaggtaatgcgccttgcggtctctcggaaaaattttgtgctagttgatttatttgtttttctatgttttgaatgctagcttgttgattcctaaaattagactctaattgtagaaatctttccgagtttttgttatcagtgtcagagacgaggcgagatatagtatcttcgagcctttctcgtccactttgttgttgagtgaaattttgtgactcatttcttgattgctgaaagtttgttcgttgggtttgttggttactactattgccggtttccctccaaccaaggtttgggtggtttcgccatccttggttgtaagttcccgttggaggacccgacggcctaggtctattatcaatgtagtttaccatttcttgttgatcgtccgtttctttcatgcaactccaattttcatgtgacccaccacacccttcacaagccataaccgagactgtttttgtcatttctaatttttttatttttgaagaaagggcctcgatttgggcttgtaaagaggtgctttcgtcgaccttatgggcgcccggggcgatagacttatttccccggggagtgtgccattgaaaattggtttgagcaatttcctcaatctgattatatatttcgtgtgggcgtcgattacctaaaagtcccccggagctagaatcaagtgtctgcctagtgtgtggcaacaatccattgtagaaagtggatacttgttgccatattgcgaggccgtgatggggacacttgcgtaatagctccttgaacctttcccaagtttcatataaggattccccgtcctcttgtgagtatgtattaatttcagccattaatttagcagttttagaaggagggaaatacttatatagaaacttttgggctagttcatcccaggtgtttaccgatccagctgggagggtgttgagccaagctttcgctcggtcttttagtgagaatggaaacatacggaggcggatggcgtcgttcgatgctccattgatccgaaaggtatcacatatttctaagaaattagttatatgtagatgaggatcctcgtccgcaagcccgtggaaggttgcggagttttggagcatttgtatcaaatgcggtcgaagttcgaagttattggcttcgacattcggagcattgatagcggcgcctagattacctacagtgggccgtagataatccataagggtacgttggtccgccattgggggtggatcacccgaaaccttctcttggtttttggcttttaacctttttctgagaaagcgttcgggttcttctagcggttcctttatgtctttattggaactggagctcatacactacgtgaggatggcgtcgggttccaagtcctgcaataaaaacagaaaagaatgttggtcagaaggttcaccacggccccgtgttgagcgaacacggccccgtgttgagcgaacacggccccgtgttgcaccggcacggccccgtggtcagccttctgtaactaaaaaaaacaaaaactgccagtaacgttgctgagcacggcccgtgtccgaccaggcacggccccgtgctgagctctgcagaagctgaaaatctaagaaaaaatcctaaaaaaaataaaaaaaaataaaaatatgattaggccgttgattcctaactttcttaaaatccttgtgtccccggcaacggcgccaaaaacttgatgtgcgtgaagtgtgttatattttttatgtatatttaagcccctttttacacttttagccaagttttaaatttataaaacacgatatttactaacactaaacacacatatgggcaagtgcacccatcgtggacgtagtatagtgttggtaagataccgaggtcgtccaaggacacaagagcttttaataccggtttatcctcaacgtctaatcaaatcaaaaggttagaaaaatgttttaaactaagaaaataaaaaaaactaactaaatgctgaaaataaaaataaaataaatacagatagacaagatgaatcacttggatccgacacgtgtattagtataacctttgattattttcgcacttttgcacttgtttaagagattatcttagttattgtagtaggcccctcttttgaaggcgacgttaccctcaacccagtagtttgagtcagcaaggatacaatcctaaagggtcggattattgaaagataatgaattaagttattaatgcaaattgtggtaggccccgcttctggcggtgacgttaccctcggctaagtagtctgagtcagcagggatacagtcctaaatagccggattatagtattaatagtagttaacttatgagggggtcaaagagtttggatccccgccatccaatacctatgggcattgaaggagatcctactaaatttgacccaggtcccaagcaggacctctaaacgttgaacaagggcaagacccttaccaaaccgttcccttaacccccgaccaggtagccaacatacctccatatagaccatggagatatgaatggtgaaaatcttttattttatatagacagtaaaataatgccaagacaccacggacaaacgataaggaaagatcaccttcaacataagtaactagttattaaagtcattaatacaaaaccaaataaaaagtgcaaaagattaaaaataaaaagtattatactaaacacttgtcttcaccaagtgatgtaagagacttaggcaaacatggccttgattgtcaagaactcttacgatcaatcttggatcccgagacgactcacacactctacgatggacaatgaatgatggtggtggatgatggtgttatggtggtggtgggtggtggatgaagtgtgagagaggtggtgtgccaagggatgagagagaatgaagccaagctcctctatttataggctgaacagaaggctggacacggccccgtgtccgctggacacggccccgtgcccgtctgacattctctcacttcattaattgtaattgcgaattacaattaatgcgcctgctgtactttcaccacgcccccgtgctcgctggacacggccccgtggtgggcaatggaagcttctactggtttgtcttttctgctgcttcctgggcacgcccccgtgttcgctggacacggggcgtgttcagactctgtttcttctcctttgccttgggagatgccgttgagggtccgggcagtccacttttgttccttttcttgtatttatggtagaattagctgtctttttgcttcttttgtgattttgagctcatttcatcctgaaaatacaaaaggaagacaaaaacactctttttccaacattagtacttaaaaaggggtagttttatgccttaattgatgtgatttatatgttgcattttacacacatcagcagTCCCAAGATAAACGGGGACAACCCGAAATTAATTTGTAAATCAATTTCGGGCGGGTATTTCTAAGCTCGCTatgtttaaaatgattaattCAAACACATTTGCATTTGACATACAAACATTCATCCTtacatacacatttgcatactttatacaaacatacatactaacatacatatttttcaccaacatactaacatacacctacataaatacattcattcatacacttacatacccacatacatgcttacatacacctaAATACACAAATAAATAGAGTTTCATATACTCATTTTCtccaaatacacctacattatacatttgacatacaaacattcatccttacatacacatttgcatactttatacaaacatacatactaacatacatatttttcaccaacatactaacatacacctacataaatacattcattcatacacttacatacccacatacatgcttacatacacctaAATACACAAATAAATAGAGTTTCATATACTCATTTTCtccaaatacacctacattatacatttgacatacaaacattcatccttacatacacatttgcatactttatacaaacatacatactaacatacacatttTTCACTAACATAGTAACATACACCTACATaaatacattcattcatacacgtacatacccacatacatgcttacatacacctaaatacacaaataaatagagtttcatatactcattttttttaaatacacctacattatacatttgacatacaaacattcatccttacatacacatttgcatactttatacaaagatacatactaacatacacatttttcaccaacatactaacatacacctacatacatacattcattcatacacttaTTTACATcctaaactaaaaattatacaatttctaaACTAAAAATAATACAATTTACATcctaaactaaaaattatacatactaacatacacatttTAGAATTATACATACTAACATAAGTCGTCAAAAttatacatactaacatacacatttTCACCAACATATTTACATCCTAAACCAAAAATTATAGAAGTTCTAatctttaaaaaatatatatatatatatatatatataaaactaaccgttttTTTTCAGGTTTCAAGTAGACTAAGACCGCTGAGACGAGGTGGTGCCGGAGAAGTTTCGGTGGTGACCGGAGAAGAGATGGTGGTGATCCGAATATTCTTCCATAAACACAAATATACACAAAAACGAGCAAAGATTAAAGCCTATAACATGTAAATAACAAAATAGAGAAGAGATTtaagaaaaacaaagttaaacTCACAGATTTGGGCAAAAAACGCGGTGTAGCAGCGGTGGTTCGCAGAGTTTTTGGGGGAAAATGAAGGAGGAGGGAAGGAAATGGCGCTGTCTGTGCTTTTACGGACAGATCAATACCGGCTACAACCTGTCGCCGCTACTGACTTATGTGTCGCCGCTACTATGCTAACTAGGGTTAAAGAGGATAAGATTTCTGTGGCTAGGGATTAAAGTGGGACACAAACCTTTAGCGGAGACACATTGTCGCCGCTATTAATTATCTGCTGTCGCCGGTATTGCTTCTGGAATCCCCAACCGTTAGATCAGAATACTGATCAACGGCTGGGGAATAGGTTTGACGcggatcgaccaatagcggcACCGTTAGATCAGAATACTGATCAACGGCTGGGGAATAGGTTTGACTcggatcgaccaatagcggcgacagctGGCCTGTCGCCGCTAAATGTGGGACGTTCTTGTAGTGTGAAGATCCAATTTGATAAGAGGCCAAGACGTTCAAATGTTCTCTTCGATGAACTTGCTACATTACAACCGGCTTCATGACAAATTATAAGCTCTTCATTTCCCATCTACTTACTCATCTGAATCTGATAATTATCTTTTATATCAATGTGCTTACATACTATATGGCTATATCTCTATAATGAAAGAGATGGATTTACAAGATATTTCAGGATTGATATGTATCAAAAAAGCAAAACGAACATGATCCGATCCATATCCATCCATTGACAAGTTGTGTCGATTAAGCTTCATGTTTCACCACTTTTCTTTTCTGAATGAATCTTTATTATTTTCTGTATAACTTATTTAATGTTATCTTGGTCGGGCCGGGTTTTGATTATTTGAATTATGGTCGGGCCGGGTTTTGATAATTTGAATTATGGTCGGGCCGGGTTTTGATTATTTGAATTAAATACCAACACAATATAAGGAATTTAAGGTAAAGATTCCAGATTTAAGGTTTTCGGATCAGCATATGTAAACTGGcatgttgttgtttttttttaaacttgaaTTGTTGTATTTAGATGGCATTGTTCAAGAGAGGTGGTAATATACTAAGGCAGACCGTCACCAACAATGAGTTCATGTCGTTAGTGGCGATGATACGATGCGCGTCAAATTGGAAACTGTTTGTAGGAGGTAACTAAAACCAACCAGTCAGTCCAGTAGGATCATGCATGTTGTGTTTATGATAACATTGCTTCTGGTTGCAGGACTTGGACCGGAAATAAATAGTACGCTTTTGCGAGAAGCTTTTAGTGTAAACGGTGAAGTCATTGAAGGTATGGAGATATGAAGTATGGTTTTTCTTTCTGTTATTCTAAATTAAACTTCTGTGACAACATGCAGCTAAAGCAGTGATGGATAGAAAAAGTGGGAGGTGTAGAGGTTATGGCTTTGTTGAATTTGCAAACTATCACTCTTTGGATTTCACTCGAAACCATGGATCAGTGGGTGGGTAATTTCAATTCACAGTTTTTGTATTGCCAATCATACTCTTTCTTGGTAATGACAAAGGATAAAAGAATTAATGCAAACTTTCACCAGACTATTTTTGTGAACAAAATGTGCAGGAGTTGTATGGTCGGACGGTGACTGTGAGGTGGGCCAAGGATAGTCGTGACGAGTATACATTGGAGGATGCTATTGCGGATGGTTGTGGGGATATATCCAACTGGAAGGAAGATGAGGATAAGgatgaggatgaagatgaagatgaagatggaaGTTGAAATTTGCACCTGATCAAGTTAGTTTGTTTTCAACTGGACTGCTGTTTGCAGCTTATTATGGTCTCTTATTTTCTATAAGTGTTTATTTGAATGGTCCAAGACTTAAGTTATGCATTATTGTGTATTCAGTATTTAGATTGTATATACAAGTTTTTTGCACCTCTTTAAATTATCCTAAAAATCCACAAAAGATGATTTAGTTCGTTCTTTTCGAATTATAAGCTTGACAAAGTCGGTTAAAGACAGTTATCACAGTTGTTTAGGCATAtgtacaaacaaaaggcacactGATTCACAAAGCAACATATTTTTTCCTtctttgtgtgtgtatataaacCATTTGTACAGACAAAATTTAGTATCACATACATTGTACAAATATTCGGTTGTAATTGCAGGCCCGTCGATTTGTGCTTCTTACCCACCCATAAATCTATGGGTCCCATCTCCAAATCAAAAAGGCAAGAGAGTAGATGCCTCCTACAATTGACAGAGTGAGCAGGGGTTGATTTAACTGATCTAGGGTTCCACCCCTATAAAGGCATCAATTCAACGCAGAGAGGAAACCTAACCAAACAACCAGGCTTGGAGGTTTGTTTCACAGTGCTCCAATTTTTAGTATATATTCAAACTCTTATAACTTACGGTCTTGTGTTTTTCTTAGCTAATATTGATTTTAGCAGTGAAATCTTGACATTTCTATGGAGGATTCACAAGATGTCTGCGGTCACATTGATAGGTATAATAGTGTATGTCTGACATCAAGTTCTGTTGTCGATTATCTGATCTACAAACCACAATTCGCGTTTTTTGTTCTTATATAATTTGAATCCTTGGAAATATTCAGTCATCTTCATTGCTCTTAGCTAATTATTGGGGTGTTTACATGCCAATTGTCATATAGGTTTTCTTTTGTAGGAGGTTTTCTTTTCAAATGATGTTTTTGTTAGAATGCGAAAGATAAAATAATTATGTCATTATGACACTAAGAcgcccgtccaccggacgggtattaaactagttaacTTTGTCGGTACATGGTGGAAAACAACAAATTGTCACTTAAAGTTTCGTCGGTACAACTAGTTTTAGTGACAAAGTTGAATTAGTTATTTTACGTGTTGTTGCTAACAGTTTGTTAGCATAGTTTTAGTGACAAAGCTGAAGTAGTCACTGTACGGGCTGTCGCTAACAGTTTGTCAGCATAGTTTTAGTGACAAAGTTGAATTAGTCACTGTACGGGCTGTCGCTAACAGTTTGTTAGCATAGTCACTAAGAGTCACTAAGTGATTTGTTGGCTAAGTCAGATAGCGACACTTCAGATTGGTCACTAATTGTATCATAAATTATTATGTGAACAATACCAAGGGAAACAACCTGTTTTGTTTGGCGGAATTATTATATGAACAAAACCAAGggaaacaatctgttttgtttggCAGAATTACTATATGAACAAAACCAAGGGAAACAATCTATTTTGTTTGGCAGAATTACGGGTAAAATCAAGAAGAGTCACCTCAACGgtttaaataaatgaaaaaaaaaaccctttgtTTCTTTGGATGGTTGCTACAGAGAGACAACACGCATTTAAAGAAATCAAAAACAAATTTTACTTGTTATGTTGTTGGGCAAACACGAAGCCTAGAAGGATTACCTGAACCTGAAGTCAGACACGAAATCGGGGACTCACATTTCGTAAGAATTCAACAACCTGTTTTGTTTGGCGGAATTATTATATGAACAAAACCAAGggaaacaatctgttttgtttggtGGAATTACTATATGAACAAAACCAAGGGAAACAAAGTATTTTGTTTGGCGGTATTACGAATAAAATCAAGAAGAGCCACCTCAACAGTTTAAATAAATAGTTTGATCTAAAAGTGTATCACGATTCCAAGAGGAATCCAAGTTTAAATTTCAGTGTTCTTCATCTCTCCAATCAGATCCGGGGTTTCGATTCACTGCAAGTATCGGGTACGTTCTATATATAATCCAACAAAAACAAGACCCTTGTCTTTATACTCATCAAATAGCTTCCATCAATGCCACACAAAACAACACGGTCTACAAATTTAAATTCATCTATACTTTCAATTAGTTTAACCTTTCTAAAAACGAATGGAATTAATAACTTGCACACAATTAACATAACAAAAGCTAGATGCTAGACATGGTTGCCTTTGTTGAAAGTCCACCGAAAGATGATCACCTAGATCATTTGGGCAACTAGAATATAGTCATTGGCTTCCCAAAGAATAGGATCCAGTTTCAAGTGTTGCTAACTAGTAATGGTTTGTGATCAAAAACGGCTTAAACGTTAGTAGAACTCCAATTCCTTCAATTACATTCAAGATGAAAAATATCAT is from Helianthus annuus cultivar XRQ/B chromosome 9, HanXRQr2.0-SUNRISE, whole genome shotgun sequence and encodes:
- the LOC110898108 gene encoding glycine-rich RNA-binding protein 3, mitochondrial-like gives rise to the protein MALFKRGGNILRQTVTNNEFMSLVAMIRCASNWKLFVGGLGPEINSTLLREAFSVNGEVIEAKAVMDRKSGRCRGYGFVEFANYHSLDFTRNHGSELYGRTVTVRWAKDSRDEYTLEDAIADGCGDISNWKEDEDKDEDEDEDEDGS